The Streptomyces sp. NBC_00335 DNA window TCGGGCTGTACACGGCGGCCCGCAGACGGCTGATGGAGAGCCTGCAGGAGCGCGCGGACTCGCTGGAGCGGGAGCTGTCGCTGCTCGCGGACCGGGCGGAGGAACGCGCCGAGTGGGCCCGTACGGAGGAGCGGACCCGGATCGCGCGGGAGATGCACGACGTCGTGGCGCACCGGGTGTCGCTCATGGTGGTGCACGCGGCGGCCCTCCAGGCGATCGCCGCCAAGGACCCGGTGAAGGCGGCGAAGAACGCGGCGCTGGTCGGGGACATGGGACGGCAGGCACTGACGGAGCTGCGCGAGATGCTCGGCGTCCTGCGGGCCCAGGCGCCGAAGCCGGCGGCCGTGGCCGCGCCGGTGGCGCTGGTGGGGAGCTTCGACGACGGGCCGACGCTGGCCGCGCTGGAGGCGCTGGTCGGGCAGTCGCGGGCGGCCGGGATGTCCGTCGAGCTCGATGTGCGCGGCGAGTGCTCCGCGTACCTGGCGGAGGTGGAACAGACCGCCTACCGGGTGGTGCAGGAGGCCCTGACCAACTGCCACAAGCACGCCGCGGGCGCCCGGGTCGTCGTACGGCTGGCGCACCGGGAGGGCGAGGTGGCCATGCAGGTGGAGAACGGCCCCTGCGACGGCAAGGCGGCCGAACCGGGACTGCCGAGCGGCGGGAACGGCCTGGTCGGCATGCGCGAGCGGGTCCTCGCCCTGGGCGGGGTGTTCGTGTCCGGCCCGACGGACGAGGGCGGCTTCAAGGTCTCGGCGGTCCTGCCGAGCGGGCGGGGGTAGCGGGGATGGCCTGGGATCCGGTGGCGGAGCTGACGGACGAGGAGCGGAAGAGCTTCCGGCGGGGCGGGGAGGACTCCGCGCGGTTGTGGCTGAACGTGCCGGGGCCGTTCTGGACGGGCGAGACGGACAACTGCTGGACGGGCCGGATGGAGGCCCCGGCCAACGTGCTGTACACGGCGGAGAGCGCCTACTGCACCGAGTACGTGTTCCGGCAGCCGAGGGATCCGGCGGAGGTCCGGGCGGTGGCCGAGGCCGCCTGGGCCGAACCCATCGGGGAGTACCACTGCGACGGGGACCTGCGGTGGACGCCGGCCGAGGTGCGCGCGTGGTGGGCGGACCGGGGGCGGGTCGCCCTGCACCTGGCCGAGTCGCTGGCGGACTTCGGGAAGGGCGGCTCGGTCGCCGACGCCGATGCGGCCGCCGGCGTACGGGACTTCCAGGCGTATCTGGACGGTGGCCTCGCCGTCGATCTGCGGGCGTATCTTTTCCGGCTGGAGGAAGGCCGCTACCCGGAGGCCGGGGAGCGGCTCCCGCGGTTGTGACGCGGGGCGACAGGGGGGAAGCGGGGATGACGGTGGGCTGGGATCCGGTGGCGGAGCTGACGGACGAGGACCGGAAGCTGTTCCAGGGGCGATGGGAGAAGCGGCTCTGGCTGAACGTGCCGGGGCCCTTCTACACGGGCGAGACCGACACGTGCTGGACCGGGCGGCTGAACGCGCCCCGCAACGTGATGTACGCGGCGAGTACCGAGGGCACCCTCGAATACGTCTTCCGGCAGCCGCGCAGCCCGATCGAGGTGCGCGAGGTGGTCGACGCGGCGGACGAGGAGCCCTTCCAGGAGTACGCGTACGACGGGGACCGCTGGTGGACCCCGGAGACGGTGCGCCGGTGGTGGGCCGGGCGGAGCCGGGTCGAGGAGCACCTGGTGCTCACGCTGGCCGAGTACGGGGACAGCGTCCACCCCGCCGACCTGGACGCCGCCGAGGGGGCGCGGGAGTTCCGGGCATACCTGGAGGGCGGGCTCGCCGCCGATCTGCGGGCGTACCTCTTCCGGCTGGAGGAGGGCCGCTACCCGGGAGAAGGGGAGCGGCTTCCGGAGCTGGGCGGCTGAAGGGTGCCGCGACGCAGGCCGTCCCCGACGGCCTACCCCGTCGTCAGGCGCGTCGGCTGGAGGCCGGTCAGCAGGAGGGTGAGGGCCTCGTCGAGGCTCCCGCCGAGGTACCAGTCGCCGGTGTGGTCCACGCAGTAGACGCGGCCCTCGCGGTCGAGGGCGAGGTGGGCGCCGCCCCCGGCCGGGTCCGTGTCGGCCTCGACGCCGAGCGGGCAGAGCTGCGTGGAGAGGGCGCGGCCCAGGTCCGCGAAGGTCCGGGCGAGGTGCAGGCCCGTGAGGGGGTCCAGGCGTATCGCGGTGGGCGCGATCTGGCGGCCGGGGCCCGGGGCCGAGACGGTGAGGTTCCCGAACTCCGCCCAGGCCTCGACGGCGGCCGGGAAGACGGTGTGCCGGTGCCCGGCCGGGGTGGTGTGGTCGCGCAGGGCGTCGGCCCAGTACTCGGCCTGCTTGATGTCCCAGCGGCCCGGCTCCCAGCCGGCGGTGCGCAGGGCGGAGTCCACGGCGACGGGGAAGCGGGTCGCCGAGGAGCGGGCGTACGAAGCGGAGGTCGTGGTCATGGCGGCTACTCGGGGTGAGTGAGGTCGACGGGGCGTACGCCGAAGTGGGCGAGGAGGGCCTCGCAGGAGCGGCAGGGAGGTGCGTAGCTGCCGTGGAGCGGGTCGCCGTCCTCGCGGATGCGGCGGGCGGTGATCTTGGAGTGCTTCAGCGAGCGGCGCGCCTCGCTGGGCGTCAGGGGCTTGCGCGAGGCGCGCTTGCTGCGGGCGCCCTCGACGGTGGCGAGGTGCCGGGAGAGCAGGATCGCCTCCGGACATCGGCCGGTGAAACGTTCGCGCTGGCCACTCGTGAGGGTGTCGAGGAAATCCTGTACGAGGGCGTGCAGCACGGGGGGCAGGTCGGCCTTGCCGGCGGTCCCGGTGAGGGTCTCGCCGCGCACGGACAGGGCGGCGGCCACGGTGGGCAGGATCCCGTCGCGGCGGAAGCGGAGCGTGGGCACGTCGGGACGGCCGTCCCCGCCGCCCCAGCGCAGCCGGGGATCGCCGGGGCCCTGCTCGGCCGCGGCGCGGGCCTGCCCGGGGACGGCCGCCGGGTCACCGGTTCCCGCGGGACCGGCGGGGTCCGCCGGTCCGTGGGCGCCCGCGGGGCCCGTGGATCCCTGGGCTCCCGCCCCTCCTGAGTGGGCGTCGGCCGCGTCTGTGCGTGTTGCCGTGTTCTGCATGGTTGCGCTTTCCCTCCCGTGGCCGCGGTGCTGACCGCTGTCGCGCACGCCCCCGTGCTGTGGGGACAGCCTGTCAAATGTCCCGTGGCATGTGGAAGCGGGGTCGAATATTCGTATCAATTCGGATCTTCCCGGCCGTCCCGCGGGGTCCCCGCGCACGCGCGGGTGAGGCCCTTGCCGGAGCACATAGGCTGTGGTGAACCAGCCAGATCCAGCAGGGGGCTACCGCCATGACGACAGGTCGGCTCGGGCATCAGGCCGCGCCACCCAACGCCGCTTATTCGGGGCAGGTCGTGCATTTCCCGGACCCCGTCCGGGCCGCGCGCCATCCCCACGGAGTCCGCATCGACGCGAACGGGCACCCCGACTTCGCGCTGTACGCCCGTGCGGCCGTCGAGATCGCCGAGCCCCCCGAGGGCTTCGGCGTGGACGAGCTGCGGCTGACGGACTGCGTGTCCGCGAACGCGGCCATGCGGGCGACCGGCCACGAACTGTGGGACACGGTCGGCCCGGTGTCGACCCCGCACGGCTGGACCTGGCACCACGTGTCCGGCACCCGCCGCATGGAGCTGGTCCCGGTCGAGGTGAAGTCGCTGCTGAGGCACCACGCCGGTCTGGCGACGGCGGCGGTGGACCACGGCAAGCGCGGGACGCGGGCCCTGCAGGAGGTGCGCCCGGTGCACCTGGGACTGCCCAAGACGGTGGTCTCGGTCTCCGAGCAGCAGGTCCAGGGCGTCGAGGAGGACCTCGGCTACCGGCTCCCGGAGGCGTACCGCTCCTTCCTGAAGGCGGCGGGCGGCTGCGCGCCGGTGGGCACCGGGCTCGACGTGGAGCTGGGACTGCTGGTGGACCAGCCGTTCTTCACGGTGCGCGAGGAGGCGGCGGTCAACGACCTCGTCTACGTCAACAAGTGCCTGCGGGACCACCTGACGAAGGACTACCTGTGCGTGGCCTTCGCGCAGGGCGGGCTGCTCGCGGTGAAGGTGCGCGGTGAGGGAGTCGGCTCGGTCTGGTTCTCCCCGTACGACGATGCGCGCGACCAGGACGGCTGGTCGGTCCAGGAACGCGTGGAGCGGTTGCTGCTGCCGTGCGGTGCGGATTTCGACGCCTTCCTGGAACGGCTGGCGGGCAATCCGCCGGAACTGGAAACGGTGGCCGGTCTGATGGTGGACGGCGGATTCGCGCGCTCGGTTCCCGTGACGGGTCAGGGTGAGGGAGCGGGGCCGGGAGCGGCTCCGGCAGGGCGTTCGGTTCCGGGTGCCGGTCCGGCAGCGGCACCGGTGGAAGGGTGACGGCGCGATGGTGACGTTTGCGCAGGCGCAGGAGCGCGCCGAGGAATGGATCAACGGGGACGTGCCCGGGTACCAGCACCGCGAGGTGCGCGTACGGGAGTTCGGACTCGGTTTCGTGGTGTGGGCGGAGGACCGCCCGGCGGGCCCGGTGTCCGGGGGCGGCCGGCAGCGGCTCGTCATCGCGCGGGACAGCGGGGAGGTGACGCTCTGGCCCGGCCTGCCGGTGGGTGAGGTGATCCGCCGCTACGAGGAGGAGTACGGGGCGTCGGCCGCGCAGGCCGAGGCTTCGGTGCCGGTGCCGCGCATCGACTCGGAACAGACCTCGTTCATGCTGAGCCCGCCGGAGTGGCTCCAGGAGGCGGCGGACCGGGCGGGGATCCCGGCGGCTCCGGCCGCTCCGGTGACGCCCGCCGCTCCGGTGACGCCGGTGGCTGCTTCGGCGCCGGCCGCTTCCGGCGCGGGCTCCTCGGAGCCGGTGCCGGAGCCGGTTCCGCTGCGGCGCGGGGGAGAGGTCCCCTACGAGCCGACCGCCAACGACGGGGTGCCCGCCGCCGTCCCGACCGGGGCCACGCCCTGGGCCGGCACCGACGTGAACCCCGGTGCGGACTCCGTGTCCGTGCCGCTGCCGGCGACGGTGTTCGCGCCGCCGCTGTCCGGCACGGACCTGGACGACGCCCAGGCGCCGTCGGGGCCGGGCCCGGAGGCGCGCACGACCCTGATGCCCCGGGGCAGTGAGCTGCCGAAGACCGCCGT harbors:
- a CDS encoding sensor histidine kinase, translating into MTSTGEEQGEAGAGRDGPLWWESRRSALLDAGLGAVSAVEGGVEGVRFAREAGIPVFAGVLFGVLVGSVLVLRQRWPILVVLVGIAVSPAAMGFLLVVVGLYTLAASEVPRRITATLASMSLAAFFVVMFMRTRADPEVSLTLVITLSVFVAVALTVPPVLFGLYTAARRRLMESLQERADSLERELSLLADRAEERAEWARTEERTRIAREMHDVVAHRVSLMVVHAAALQAIAAKDPVKAAKNAALVGDMGRQALTELREMLGVLRAQAPKPAAVAAPVALVGSFDDGPTLAALEALVGQSRAAGMSVELDVRGECSAYLAEVEQTAYRVVQEALTNCHKHAAGARVVVRLAHREGEVAMQVENGPCDGKAAEPGLPSGGNGLVGMRERVLALGGVFVSGPTDEGGFKVSAVLPSGRG
- a CDS encoding SUKH-3 domain-containing protein, translating into MTTTSASYARSSATRFPVAVDSALRTAGWEPGRWDIKQAEYWADALRDHTTPAGHRHTVFPAAVEAWAEFGNLTVSAPGPGRQIAPTAIRLDPLTGLHLARTFADLGRALSTQLCPLGVEADTDPAGGGAHLALDREGRVYCVDHTGDWYLGGSLDEALTLLLTGLQPTRLTTG
- a CDS encoding YwqJ-related putative deaminase, which produces MQNTATRTDAADAHSGGAGAQGSTGPAGAHGPADPAGPAGTGDPAAVPGQARAAAEQGPGDPRLRWGGGDGRPDVPTLRFRRDGILPTVAAALSVRGETLTGTAGKADLPPVLHALVQDFLDTLTSGQRERFTGRCPEAILLSRHLATVEGARSKRASRKPLTPSEARRSLKHSKITARRIREDGDPLHGSYAPPCRSCEALLAHFGVRPVDLTHPE
- a CDS encoding SMI1/KNR4 family protein codes for the protein MTTGRLGHQAAPPNAAYSGQVVHFPDPVRAARHPHGVRIDANGHPDFALYARAAVEIAEPPEGFGVDELRLTDCVSANAAMRATGHELWDTVGPVSTPHGWTWHHVSGTRRMELVPVEVKSLLRHHAGLATAAVDHGKRGTRALQEVRPVHLGLPKTVVSVSEQQVQGVEEDLGYRLPEAYRSFLKAAGGCAPVGTGLDVELGLLVDQPFFTVREEAAVNDLVYVNKCLRDHLTKDYLCVAFAQGGLLAVKVRGEGVGSVWFSPYDDARDQDGWSVQERVERLLLPCGADFDAFLERLAGNPPELETVAGLMVDGGFARSVPVTGQGEGAGPGAAPAGRSVPGAGPAAAPVEG